Proteins found in one Methanofastidiosum sp. genomic segment:
- a CDS encoding nicotinate phosphoribosyltransferase (catalyzes the formation of 5-phospho-alpha-D-ribose 1-diphosphate and nicotinate from nicotinate D-ribonucleotide and diphosphate) has translation MFFTASEEDIKSGKTTDFYFINTKKILEEKNINKKVVVEVTTSNLPNNYRWGVLSGLYEALLLLEGYNIDVIGLDEGSLFYP, from the coding sequence ATGTTTTTTACAGCATCTGAAGAAGATATTAAATCAGGTAAAACTACTGATTTTTACTTTATCAACACAAAAAAGATTCTTGAAGAGAAGAACATAAATAAAAAAGTAGTCGTCGAGGTAACAACTTCTAATCTTCCCAATAATTATAGATGGGGGGTCCTTTCAGGATTATATGAGGCTCTCTTGTTACTTGAAGGATATAACATTGATGTAATTGGCCTTGATGAAGGTTCGCTTTTTTATCC